Genomic segment of Candidatus Rokuibacteriota bacterium:
GCCGCTGATGATCGCCTGCGCCATCATCCTGGCGCTCATGGCGCTCTTCAGCGCGTTCCTGATCCTGCCGCGCGCGTAGCCATGGCGCATGGAGTGCCCCCGGCCGGGGGGCCGCCGCCGCTCGGGCCCGAGGGTTTCGACTGGACCGTGTGGAGCGCCGACCCCGTCGTCGTCTCGGGCCTGGCGCTGGCCGGGGGCGCCTACCTCGCCGCCACCCTGTGGCGCCGGCGGCTCGACCCGGGCGCCCGCGCCGAGCCGGGCCGGATCCTCGCGTTCGCGTGCGCCGTGATCGTCCTGGCGGGGTCGCTCACGGGCCCGCTCCACGACCTGGCGGACTACTATCTCTTCAGCGCCCACATGGTCCAGCACCTGTTACTGGCCTTCGCCATGCCGCCACTGCTCCTGCACGGCACCCCTCCGTGGATGGTCTGGCCGCTCGCCCGCCACCCTGCCGTGCTCCGGCTCGGGCGCGCGCTGACGCGCCCAAGCGGGGCCTTCGGTGCCTTCAACCTCGTGCTCGTGGCCTGGCACCTCCCACCGCTCTACAATCTGGCCATGGAGGTCCATCCGGTCCACGTGCTCCAGCACCTCATGATCATGGGGGCCTCCGTGCTGCTCTGGTGGCCGATCCTGTCGCCCACGAGCCGGCTGCCCCGCGCTCCGTACCCGGTGCAGCTCCTCTACCTCTTCGTCGTGGGCCTCCCCATGGTCGTGGTGTCCATCTTCATCACGATGGCCGACGGGGTCCTCTACCCCTACTACGCGGCTGCCCCGCGGGTGTGGGCCACCCTGTCCCCGCACGCAGACCAGCACCTGGGCGGCCTCATCATGTGGATCCCTGGAGGTCTCGTGTTCCTCGTGGCCACCTCCGTGGTGTTCTTCCGCTGGCAGGCCGCCGGCGCCGACGACGTGAGCCTGAGGGCCGTGGAGCCGAGGCATGCCCGCTAGACCGCCCCGCGCGCTCGCCTGGGCGGCGGTGGTGGCGCTCTTCCTGCTCATGGCGCTCGGCAACGTCGTCAGCGCCACCGGCTCGGGTCTGGCCTGCCCGGACTGGCCGCTCTGCCACGGCCGCCTGATTCCACCGCTCAGACCTGACGTGCTCGTGGAGTACGGGCACAGGCTGGCGGCGGCGATCACCTCGATCCTGCTCGTCAGCACCATCCTGCTCGCCATGCGCCGGCCGCGGGCCCCGGGCGTGGGGCACACGGGCGGGGCGCTCCTCGTCCTCCTGGGCGTCCAGATCGGTCTCGGCGGAGTGACGGTGCTCCTCCGGCTGCCACATCTCATCAGCACCGCGCATCTGGTCACTGCGCTGCTGATCCTCGCCGGGCTCCTGGTGCTCCAGCAGCCGGCGGAGATCCCGGGCCGTGCCGCGTTCCCGGACAAGGTCAGGCGGCTGGCCGTGGCGGGCCTCGTCGTCCTCCTGGCGCAGCTGGCCCTCGGGGGGTATGTCCGGCACACGGGGGCGGGACTGGCCTGTCCCGACTTCCCGCTCTGCAGCGGCGATCTCCTGCCGCGCGGGTGGCTCGCCGTCGCCCACTGGGTCCACCGCTGGCTGGGAATGACGCTGCTGCCCTTCTTCATCCATCTCGCGCTGGCGGCCCGCCGCACTCCTCTCGCGCGACCGGGGTGGAGCCTGGCGGCGCTCGGGGGGCTGCAGGTGACGCTCGGCATCCTCGCCGTCGTGCTCCAGCTCCCGCCGGCGGTCCGGGCCGCCCATGCCGCCGTGGGCTACGCGCTCTGGGGCACGCTCGTGTGGTTCAGCCTGCGCGCGGGCGCCTGGCGCCTCGCCTTCGCCCCGGCGCGGGCGGGGCGCCAGGCAAGGCTCGAGGCCGCGGGGACGGCCCGTGTCTCCTAGGGCCATCGCCGCGCCGGCGCGGGCGCTCCCGTCGGCGGGGGTGCGGGACCGCGTCGGCGCCTACGCGGAGCTCTCCAAGCTCGGCATCGTGCTGCTCGTCCTCGTCTCGGCCTGCGCCGGCTTCATGCTGGCGGCTCCCCTCGGCGCGGAGTTCCCGTGGCGGCAGGGCGTCCTGGTCCTCCTGGGGGTGCTGCTCCTGTCCTGCGGCGCCTCCGCGCTCAATCAGGTGCAGGAACGCGGGCGCGACGCCCTCATGCGACGGACCGTGAACCGGCCGCTCCCCTCGGGCCGCCTCTCGCTGACCCAGGGAACCTTGTTCGCCGCCCTGGCGCTCGTCACCGGGGCGGTGGTCCTGTGGCTCGGTGTGGGTGGGACGGCCGGCGCCCTGGGGCTCGTCGCGGCCTCGTTCTACAACGGCCTCTACACCCCGTGGCTCAAGCCGACCTCCCCCTTCGCGGCCGTGCCGGGGGCCGTGCCGGGATCGCTCCCGCCCGTGATCGGCTGGGTGGCCGGCGGCGGATCCCTCACCGACGCCGGCGCGCTCATCCTCTTCGGCGTCCTGTTCCTCTGGCAGATGCCCCATTTCTGGGCGCTGGCCCTGCGCTACCGCGCCGACTACGCCGCAGGGGGCTTCCCCATGGTGTCCGAGGCCGTCGGCGTCGAGGGCACGGCCCGGCTCATCCTCCTCTATGCGCTGGGGCTCACGGCGCTGGCGCTTGCCGCGCCGAGCTTCGGGCTGGGCGGATGGGCCTCGCTGGCGGCCGCGGCGCTGCTGGGCTGGCGGCTCATCTGGCTGGCGAGCAAGTTCGCGCAGCGGCCCGAGGAGCAGCGTGGGTGGCTCTCGCTCTTCCTCTTCTCCAACGTCTACCTCCTCCTGTTCTTCGCCGTCCTGGTGGGAGAGCGCCTCGTCCGCCACGCTCTCTCCTGAGCCCGCCGCGGGGGCCGGACGACATCGCCAGGCTAGCCGCCTAACGACTGTCGACTCCCGTGGACCGATATGGGCAGCGCCGGCCGTCTTGTCCGACACCCGCCGTTCTAGGCGACTATATATACCTTATTATCTAGCTATTTGTCGCATTGTAAACATTGTCACCAACTATGTTTACAATAGCCTTCCGATGCGTTTACAATATCGTCATGGCGACTGCGATCAGCGAACTATCCGAAGTACAACGTTTTATCCTAGCGGAGTTACCCAACCACCCACAGGACATCGCAAAGGTGGTTGGGGAGAAGTTCGGCATCACGCGTCAGGCCGTCGGCCGACATCTCCGCCGCCTCGTTGCACTTGGTCTTCTGACCGCAAAGGGGGAGACAAGAAGCCGAGAATACACGTTCGCGCTTCTCGGCAAGAGGTCAGCCTGGCTACCAATCACCGAGCAGTTGGAAGAGGACGCCGTCTGGCGAGAGGAAGTTGCGCCGGTCTTGGCTGGAGTGCCGGGCAACGTGATGGACATCTGTCGATATGGTGTGACGGAGATCGTGAACAACGCGATGGATCATTCCGGCTCGCCAAACGTCAGAGTCAATGTTGAATACACAGCATCAGAGATCAAGATCATGATCCTCGACGAGGGCATAGGGATCTTCCGAAAGATTAAGGAATACTGTGGCCTGGAGGATGAGCGACATGCCATCCTTGAGCTATCGAAAGGCAAATTGACTACTGACCCCAATCGGCACACGGGAGAGGGCATCTTCTTCACGTCGAGGATGTTTGACAGCTTCGGGATTCTCTCCGGCTATCTCTATGTCGGCTGCAGCCGTGGCGGCGGCGACTGGCTACTAGAAGATAGAGAGCACCCGTTCAAAGGGACGTCAGTTCATATGAATATCAGCCCCCTGTCTAATCACACGAATACGGAAGTCTTCGACAAATATGCTACCGATCAGGACGACTACGCTTTCAGTCGCACTCATGTCGTAGTCGCGTTGGCCCAGCAGTTCCACGGGGAGAAGCTGGTTTCTCGTTCACAGGCCAAGCGCGTCATGGCACGGCTTGAGCGGTTCCGCGAGGTCCTACTGGATTTTGCCGGTATGGAAGACGTGGGGCCCGCTTTCGCCGACGAAATCTTCAGAGTCTTTCGGAATGAGCATCCCGAAACCCACATTACCGCGATCAACAGCAATGATGCCGTCGGAAGGATGATTCGGCGCGCTGAGGCGGGGGCGCGGTCGGAAGAATCAACGAGTTAGGTGTTGCCCCCCCGACACCGTGGACCCGCGTGGGCCGCAGGGGAAGTACCAGTTAGGCTAGCGCATAGAAGGAGTGACAAGCGCTGCTCCCTCGGCTCCCACGAATCAAACTGAGACACCACCCGCCGCGGCGGGCTGTTGACAACGACAATTCGCTGCTGCTACGCTCCGCCGCGCGCGAGATCGTACGGTGTCGTGGTCCGCTGTCCTCATCCGCTGCCCCGCCCATCGGCTCCGTCGCCCGCGACGAGTGCCCGCGTTCGAAGCTGTCCGGGAGGAGAGAGGCCGTGAGGATCGAGGAGATCGGCGCGATCGACACAGTCGTGAACATCTGGACGGAGGAGTCCCTGACGTACCGGCCCAGCTGGCGGCATGCGTTCTTTCTCGACAAGATGAAGTCGAACGCGCAGAACGTCGCCGGCGTCTCGCTGGAACGCACGATCGAGCTGATGGACGAGGCCGGGATCCGGCGCGGCTTCCTCGTGTCGACCAAGGCGGGCCGGCGTGGCCACCCCTCGACATACCATCTGCCGTACCGGCTGGTGGCCGACGCCATCCAGAAGTACCCGGAGCGCTTCTCCGGGCTCGCCGGGATCGATCCGTTCGAGGGCATGCAGGGCGTCCGGGAGTTCGCCCGGGCGGTGACCGAATACGGCTTCATCGGCGCGCACCTCTATCCGCAGTGGTTCGAGCTCGCGCCCGATCACGCCAAGTACTATCCCTTCTACGCGAAATGTTGCGAGCTCGACGTGCCGGTGCTGATGCACATCGGTCAGTCGATGGTGTACGCGCCGGACTACCCGTGCCGCAGCGTGGGCCGCCCGATCACGCTGGACTCGGTCGCCTGCGACCTCCCGGAGCTCCGAGTGGTGGCGAGCCACATCGGCATTCCCTGGATCGACGAGATGATCGCGATGGCGTGGAAGCACGCGAACATCTACATCGCCTCGGACGCGCACAGCCCGAAGTACTGGCCGCCAGCCTTCGTGCACTACCTCAACACCTACGGCTCGGACAAGGTGATGTTCGGCACCGACTTCCCGTTGCTGGACTTCAGTCGGACGATGCAGGAGATCAAGGCGCTCGATCTGAGGCCGGAGGTGCTGCCGAAGTTCCTGCGCGACAACGCCGCGCGGGCGTTCAAGCTGGCGATCTGAGGAGCCCGATGCCCCTGTCCGAGGTCTTCCGGCTCCACGCCCGCCTGAGGGGCAGCAAGGTGGCCATCCGGCAGGGGCCCCGCCGCATCAGCTACCGCTCGCTCGACCGGCTCATCAACGGGGTCTGCTTCGTGCTCGAGGGGCTCGGCGTCCGACGCGGCGACCTGGTCGGGGTGGCCCTCCGCGACAGCGCGGAGCATCTCATCGTGCTGCTGGCACTGTCGCGGTACGGCGCCGTCATCGTCCCGATCGACTGGCGGTGGAGCGAGAGCGAGCAGCAGGCCGTCGCGGCCCGTTTCGGCG
This window contains:
- the cyoE gene encoding protoheme IX farnesyltransferase; translation: MSPRAIAAPARALPSAGVRDRVGAYAELSKLGIVLLVLVSACAGFMLAAPLGAEFPWRQGVLVLLGVLLLSCGASALNQVQERGRDALMRRTVNRPLPSGRLSLTQGTLFAALALVTGAVVLWLGVGGTAGALGLVAASFYNGLYTPWLKPTSPFAAVPGAVPGSLPPVIGWVAGGGSLTDAGALILFGVLFLWQMPHFWALALRYRADYAAGGFPMVSEAVGVEGTARLILLYALGLTALALAAPSFGLGGWASLAAAALLGWRLIWLASKFAQRPEEQRGWLSLFLFSNVYLLLFFAVLVGERLVRHALS
- a CDS encoding amidohydrolase, which gives rise to MRIEEIGAIDTVVNIWTEESLTYRPSWRHAFFLDKMKSNAQNVAGVSLERTIELMDEAGIRRGFLVSTKAGRRGHPSTYHLPYRLVADAIQKYPERFSGLAGIDPFEGMQGVREFARAVTEYGFIGAHLYPQWFELAPDHAKYYPFYAKCCELDVPVLMHIGQSMVYAPDYPCRSVGRPITLDSVACDLPELRVVASHIGIPWIDEMIAMAWKHANIYIASDAHSPKYWPPAFVHYLNTYGSDKVMFGTDFPLLDFSRTMQEIKALDLRPEVLPKFLRDNAARAFKLAI
- a CDS encoding COX15/CtaA family protein, producing the protein MPARPPRALAWAAVVALFLLMALGNVVSATGSGLACPDWPLCHGRLIPPLRPDVLVEYGHRLAAAITSILLVSTILLAMRRPRAPGVGHTGGALLVLLGVQIGLGGVTVLLRLPHLISTAHLVTALLILAGLLVLQQPAEIPGRAAFPDKVRRLAVAGLVVLLAQLALGGYVRHTGAGLACPDFPLCSGDLLPRGWLAVAHWVHRWLGMTLLPFFIHLALAARRTPLARPGWSLAALGGLQVTLGILAVVLQLPPAVRAAHAAVGYALWGTLVWFSLRAGAWRLAFAPARAGRQARLEAAGTARVS
- a CDS encoding DUF4325 domain-containing protein, producing MATAISELSEVQRFILAELPNHPQDIAKVVGEKFGITRQAVGRHLRRLVALGLLTAKGETRSREYTFALLGKRSAWLPITEQLEEDAVWREEVAPVLAGVPGNVMDICRYGVTEIVNNAMDHSGSPNVRVNVEYTASEIKIMILDEGIGIFRKIKEYCGLEDERHAILELSKGKLTTDPNRHTGEGIFFTSRMFDSFGILSGYLYVGCSRGGGDWLLEDREHPFKGTSVHMNISPLSNHTNTEVFDKYATDQDDYAFSRTHVVVALAQQFHGEKLVSRSQAKRVMARLERFREVLLDFAGMEDVGPAFADEIFRVFRNEHPETHITAINSNDAVGRMIRRAEAGARSEESTS
- a CDS encoding cytochrome c oxidase assembly protein, with protein sequence MAHGVPPAGGPPPLGPEGFDWTVWSADPVVVSGLALAGGAYLAATLWRRRLDPGARAEPGRILAFACAVIVLAGSLTGPLHDLADYYLFSAHMVQHLLLAFAMPPLLLHGTPPWMVWPLARHPAVLRLGRALTRPSGAFGAFNLVLVAWHLPPLYNLAMEVHPVHVLQHLMIMGASVLLWWPILSPTSRLPRAPYPVQLLYLFVVGLPMVVVSIFITMADGVLYPYYAAAPRVWATLSPHADQHLGGLIMWIPGGLVFLVATSVVFFRWQAAGADDVSLRAVEPRHAR